From one Brachypodium distachyon strain Bd21 chromosome 4, Brachypodium_distachyon_v3.0, whole genome shotgun sequence genomic stretch:
- the LOC100837930 gene encoding L-ascorbate oxidase, with protein MRGGGATMELLGANPRLLCCLFLCFFSSLAMSQAKTVHEKWDISYHFKSPDCVRKLAVTVNGGTPGPTIRAAQGDTVVVTVKNSLMTENVAIHWHGIRQIGTPWADGTEGVTQCPILPGETFEYRFVVDRPGTYMYHAHYGMQRSAGLNGMIIVSPAEPEPFSYDGEHDVFLNDWWHKSTYEQAAGLASVPIEWVGEPKSLLINGRGRFNCSALAASGGAAAACNATSPDCAVQVFAVVPGRTYRFRIGSVTSLSALNFEIEGHPMTVVEADGHYVKPFVVKNLNIYSGETYSVLIKADQDPNRNYWLASNVVSRKPSTPTGTAVLSYYGGRSSPRALPPTAAPTGPAWNDTAYRIAQSQATVSHPAHVHPPPPPRADRTILLLNSQNKIDGRIKWALNNVSFVLPHVPYLVSLKHGLRGTFDERPPPETYDNSTGYDVYGVQPNPNATTSDGLYRLAFGSVVDVVLQNANMLAPNNSETHPWHLHGHDFWVLGYGVGRYDPVAHPAAYNLKDPIMKNTVAVHPYGWTALRFRADNPGVWAFHCHIEAHFFMGMGVAFEEGIDRVGQLPEEVMRCVSKKGGRH; from the exons ATGAGAGGTGGTGGAGCAACAATGGAGTTGCTCGGAGCAAACCCGCGTCTCCTCTGCTGcctcttcctctgcttcttctcctcACTCGCCATGTCACAGGCCAAGACGGTGCACGAGAAATGGGACATCAGCTACCACTTTAAGTCCCCGGACTGCGTCCGCAAGCTAGCGGTGACCGTGAACGGCGGCACCCCGGGGCCGACCATCCGTGCCGCGCAGGGCGACACGGTGGTGGTCACCGTCAAAAACTCCCTGATGACGGAGAACGTGGCCATCCACTGGCACGGCATCCGGCAGATCGGCACGCCCTGGGCGGACGGCACGGAAGGGGTCACCCAGTGCCCCATCCTGCCCGGGGAAACATTCGAGTACCGCTTCGTGGTCGACCGCCCCGGGACATACATGTACCACGCCCACTACGGCATGCAGCGCTCGGCGGGGCTCAACGGCATGATCATCGTGTCCCccgccgagcccgagccctTCTCCTACGACGGAGAGCACGACGTGTTTCTGAACGACTGGTGGCACAAGAGCACCTACGAGCAGGCGGCCGGGCTCGCGTCCGTGCCCATCGAGTGGGTCGGCGAGCCCAAGTCGCTCCTGATCAATGGCCGTGGGAGGTTTAACTGCTCGGCCTTGGCGGCGtctggtggtgctgctgccgcctGTAACGCGACCAGCCCGGACTGCGCCGTGCAGGTGTTCGCCGTGGTGCCCGGGAGGACGTACCGGTTTAGGATCGGCAGCGTCACCTCCCTCTCCGCCCTCAACTTCGAAATCGAG GGCCATCCAATGacggtggtggaggcggacGGGCACTACGTGAAGCCGTTCGTGGTGAAGAACCTCAACATCTACTCGGGCGAGACCTACTCGGTGCTGATCAAGGCGGACCAGGACCCGAACCGCAACTACTGGCTCGCCTCCAACGTGGTCAGCCGCAAGCCCAGCACGCCCACGGGCACCGCCGTGCTCAGCTACTACGGCGGCCGCAGCAGCCCGCGCGCGCTTCCCCCCACGGCAGCCCCAACCGGCCCGGCCTGGAACGACACGGCCTACCGCATCGCCCAGAGCCAGGCCACCGTGTCGCACCCGGCGCACgtgcacccgccgccgccgcctcgcgccgACCGCAcgatcctcctcctcaactcgCAGAACAAGATCGACGGCCGGATCAAGTGGGCGCTCAACAACGTCTCCTTCGTGCTCCCGCACGTCCCGTACCTCGTCTCCCTGAAACACGGGCTCCGCGGCACCTTCGACGAGCGCCCGCCTCCGGAGACTTACGACAACAGCACGGGTTACGATGTCTACGGGGTGCAGCCGAACCCGAACGCGACCACCAGCGACGGGCTGTACCGGCTGGCGTTCGGGTCCGTGGTGGACGTGGTGCTGCAGAACGCCAACATGCTCGCGCCAAACAACAGCGAGACGCACCCGTGGCACCTCCACGGGCACGACTTCTGGGTGCTGGGCTACGGGGTCGGGCGGTACGACCCCGTGGCGCACCCGGCGGCGTATAACCTGAAGGACCCCATCATGAAGAACACCGTGGCCGTGCACCCGTACGGGTGGACGGCGCTCAGGTTCCGGGCCGATAATCCTGGCGTCTGGGCGTTCCATTGCCACATCGAGGCGCACTTCTTCATGGGCATGGGCGTCGCGTTCGAGGAAGGCATCGACCGTGTCGGCCAGCTTCCTGAGGAGGTCATGCGATGCGTCAGCAAAAAGGGCGGCAGGCACTGA
- the LOC104584667 gene encoding molybdopterin synthase catalytic subunit, with the protein MAGDEPQAAAASEDLVEILDEESGRLDIARYVDHVRDLSAGAIATFEGTTRDHFAGRRVVELRYEAYASMARRRLEAILAEARDAHALSRLAVAHRLGTVPAGEASVFVAASAVHRADAMEACRYVIDEIKASVPIWKKEVYDDGEVWKENREFLDRTDAAAGATAPAAKGKGAGGGGGGCCGSKVRVEN; encoded by the coding sequence ATGGCCGGTGACGAGccccaggcggcggcggcttccgaGGACCTGGTCGAGATCCTCGACGAGGAATCGGGCCGCCTGGACATCGCCCGGTACGTGGACCACGTGCGCGACCTCTCGGCCGGCGCCATCGCCACCTTCGAGGGCACCACCCGGGACCACTTCGCCGGGAGGCGCGTGGTGGAGCTCCGGTACGAGGCGTACGCGTCCATGGCGCGGCGCCGGCTCGAGGCCATCCTCGCCGAGGCCCGCGACGCCCACGCGCTCTCCCGGCTGGCCGTGGCGCACCGGCTCGGGACCGTCCCCGCGGGCGAGGCGAGCGTGTTCGTGGCGGCGTCGGCCGTGCACCGCGCGGACGCGATGGAGGCGTGCCGGTACGTGATCGACGAGATCAAGGCGTCCGTGCCCATCTGGAAGAAGGAGGTgtacgacgacggcgaggtgtgGAAGGAGAACCGCGAGTTCCTCGACCGCACCGATGCAGCGGCgggggcgacggcgccggcggcgaagggcaagggggcaggcggcggcggtggcggctgctGTGGTAGCAAGGTGAGGGTTGAGAACTGA
- the LOC100827196 gene encoding uncharacterized protein LOC100827196 → MFDQVRPPLTPPQLVTIAESVDIYSEVTMSTLVAGSLPGAVVTNGLTRRMQGSQLQRAQVNHMSCKQEVTMKPILRSLRCNASQTQSVQSKSPTATIKLSDPKGKVQGRKLDDGSGGFPPFRFGKGGGGGGGGGSGSNYFGGFLLFTIVLLLDYLKELEKNLLSGRHRAGETIGAMGC, encoded by the exons ATGTTTG ACCAAGTGCGTCCGCCCCTTACCCCTCCCCAGCTCGTCACTATCGCGGAATCAGTTGACATTTACTCTGAAG TCACCATGTCAACACTCGTCGCGGGCTCATTGCCAGGAGCTGTAGTCACCAATGGCTTAACTAGGAGAATGCAAG GTTCACAATTGCAGAGAGCTCAAGTTAACCATATGTCATGTAAACAGGAAGTTACTATGAAACCAATATTGAGG AGCCTAAGATGCAATGCTTCTCAAACTCAAAGTGTTCAGAGCAAATCTCCAACTGCGACTATCAAACTATCTGATCCCAAag GGAAAGTTCAAGGACGTAAACTGGATGACGGAAGTGGTGGGTTCCCTCCATTTCGTTTCGGCAAAgggggaggtggtggtggagggggTGGCTCAGGCAGCAACTATTTTGGTGGATTCCTTCTCTTCACCATTGTGCTGCTCCTGGATTACCTgaaggagttggagaagaaccTGCTTTCTGGAAGGCATCGTGCCGGAGAAACTATTGGAGCTATGGGCTGCTAG